The Kiritimatiellales bacterium genomic sequence TCCCATTTATTCAAAAACGGGCGGCGATGCTCCATGATATACATCATCTTTATATCGCCAGCGGTTTTCCGCTCTTTTAATTCATCCAGCAGCACCTGATAAACCGGTTTAAAACGGTATTCCAGGCCGATGAAAAATACTTTCTCATAATCGCGTGCCAGCTCAGAAATTTTCCAGGCATCCTGCAGCGAAGCGGAAATCGGTTTTTCAAGTAAAATATGTTTTTTAGATTTGCAGACCTTTTTCACAACATCAAGATGTGTGTAATTCGGGCTGCTGATAATCATAGAATCGGAGTTTTTATCCGCACAGGCTTCATCCAATGACGAATAAATTTTTACGCCGGAAAGTTTGGGATGAAGTTGTAAACAATACTCTATGCTAGCCGGATTCGGGTCGTAAATTCCAACAACATCCGCCTCACCGACGGCTTCAATCGTCGTGATGTGCTCCGCCCCCATACAGCCGGCACCGATAATTGCAATCTGCGGGCGTTTCAAATTCGAATTGCCGTCTTCGCGGCCCCAAACAATCGAAAGGTCAAGCTCTAACGGAATATACGGCTTCTTCTCATTCATAACGATCTATCTCCTTAAACAAAACATTTCATTAATCTTTTAATTTACCGCGGATGCCTGCCGCCGGTTCAGATTTTATTTTTAATATTTTTCAAAAGGATAACCTAGCTTTCTGCGCGATAAACTGTTTTTTATGTTAATCGTTTTACCTTAACGCGATGGAGATATATTGTACCGCAAATTATGCGCTGGTGATATCCGGCAGCTCAGAGGAGATATCCTTAAATTGCTGATGAATATTTTGGAACCGGCACAGAAAATAAAAAACAATTCTAAGTTTTATAGATTCCCGATTTATTCAACTTTACCCAAAAAAGAGTTCATAAATTCGTTTTCGTCTTCCGGGAGAGCCGCTGTTTCTTTGCTGGAATGATCCGCATACCAAAAGCGCTAAGGAGCATGGATTCTAACCGCCCGGGCATCGGGATAATTTATCCGGAATTAAACGCGGATCGGGTAAAAAGACTCGCTGCAGGCAGGCAGCAAAAAGTGTCAAATGACACGAAGCAGGAGATTTATATCACCTTTGGGGCGGGTAAAACTCAACGTTTTTTAATTGCCAATGGCACTGTTGCTCTGCGGCTAGAGCATTTTAAATTAATGTATAGCCGCAAAAACGCGCAAAAATCGCCAAATAATTATGGGCCGAATGATTGATAAACCGCAGAACGCACTGAGAACTTTTCAACTCTCAACTGTAAACTGAAAACCCTGAATACGGAACGCGGCGAGGGCGCCGCGTCTACTGCTCTGCCGCTCTGCTAATCCCTGAATGCCTGATGCTTTCTGCAGAACTTCCGTGTGTGTTGTGAATCCCGTGGTTTAAATATCTGCGTTCATCTGCGTTATCTGCGGATTTCCCAAGGCAGGCAAAGATGCCTGCGATACATTACACTTTTGTGTGTTTTTTGTGACTATAATTTTTCTTAATACGCTCTAAACTGTAATTATTCATAAATCCATTTATGCCGCCACGGGTCAGACGTTTCCGTCTGAAACGCTTTCAGCTTTTCACAGTATTCTGCAACCTGTTCAGCATATTCCGGATCTCCGGCGAGGTTATTAATTTCATCCGGATCGTTTTCCAGATTATATAATTCAAACCGCGGACGATGCAGATAGTCGTTAACCTTCCGGACACCGAATGTTTCATGTCCGCCCTGGATTGCGGCCTGCCACGATGCCGAGTGCCATAAATCAGTCGAACTTGGATAGGTTAGCGGATGCGCAATGTTCCAGATGAATTTATATTTTTTCGAACGGATAATCCGCATCGGGTAATAATTTGTCACTTCGTGGAATGTATGGGCGGCAAAAACTTCTTCGCGCCAGTTCTCGGGAGATGTTTCTTCAATTATATTCCGGAATGACATGCCGTGAAATTCCTTTGAATCCTCCGGCAGTGCGCCGGCGAAATCAAGAATCGTTGGGGTAAGATCAACCCATGAAACCAGTGCGTCGCAGGCTATGCCGGTCTCTTTTTGTTGCGGAGCTTTAACAATGCACGGCAGCTGCATGCCCGGATCGTACAATGTTGTTTTCGATGCCGGGAAGGCGGCACCGTTGTCAGAAATATAGATGATCAGTGTGTCGTCATATTTCCCTTCTTCTTTCAGAATTTCGATTAACCGTCCGATACCGCGGTCGAGACGTGAAATGGATTGATAGTATTGCGCCAGCTCTGCGCGCACCTCCGGAAGATCGCTCAAGAACGGGGGCACTATCACTTCGTCAGCTGTATAAAACCGCTCTGTGTCGCCAGGATAGGCCTCCGCTGGATTTCCGAACCGGTTCGGTTTATATGGACTGCTCTCGTCGACATTCACGCAGCGGTGCGGATTGAATGAACACCAGTAAAGGAAGAACGGTTCGCCGCCGGAAATGAACTCACGGCACGCCTCCGCCAGCGCAATATCATTGCGGTCTAAATGATTTTCCGGCAGATTAAAATCGAACGGGAAAAGATTTTCCGGAGAAAAATGTTTTTTTCCGGCACGTCCGGTACGGTACCCGGCGGACTGCATACGCGCCGGCAGCGAGACCACGGAATCAAAACAGGAAAAATGATGCTGTGCATGCGAAAGTCCGTAGGTTCCGTTGGTGTGATTATGAATACCGGTGAGGATAGCAGAACGGCTCGGAGAACTGGATGCTGAGGTACAGAATGCATTTGTAAAACGCGTACCGTCTGCCGCAAGTGCATCAAGATGCGGGGTGTCGATAGCCGGATTTCCGTAACAGCCAAGCGACTCACGGCCGTGGTCGTCTGATACCATTAATACAATATTATATTTTTTTTTCTGTTTCATATAAGGATTTTTTCTGTTTTCTGTTCACGCTTTTATAAAATAGCTATCGCAAAATCGTTTACGTGCGAACGGTGTCTTTTATTTCCGACCAGCGTGCTCCATATTTTTGCAGACGTACCACCGGATCATCTTTCTCGTTTTCCCGGCGCGGAGCATCCTCCGCCCAGGTATAAACACGGCACGTATTCTCGCGATATGTCTTTATCCGTTCCGCCATTTCCGAACGAACGTCCTGATAATCCGGATGTCTGAACAGATTGTTCAGTTCGCCGGGATCATTTTTGCAGTCATACAACTCGCCGTCATCCGGCATGGTGTCGTAATGCACAAACCGGAACTGACCGTCGCGCACAGCATAAACTGCTTCCTGCGGCGGCACAAATTCCCACTCGCAGATAGTAAATTCGCGTCCGGCACTTTCGCCGCGAATGGCCGGCATCACTGAAACACCGTCGATGCCGGCTTCGTTTTCGATGCCGGCAAGATCGGTCAGCGTCGGATAGAAATCCGTGTTTTCAATGATCGCTTCGCAGATTTTTCCTTGCGGCACGCCGGGGCCGGCCAGAATGAACGGAATGCGGTGAATCGATTCGTAGATCCCCAGATTTTTAAGCGTCAGGCCGTGCTCGCCGGCGAAATCGCCGTGGTCGGCGGTGTACACAATCACCGTATTCTCAAGCTCGCCCTGCTCTTCGATTTTCTTGAGCACCTCGCCGATTGCCTCGTCCAGCATGGTAATCAGCGTAAAGTGCGCCGCCATCTGTTCGCGCAGCTCGGCGCTATCGACTGAACGGAACGGATAGCCGGAGCCCTGCGCCGCGTTCACATAGTTGCGCTGAAACTCCGGTTTGCCTTCGAATTTGCGTTCCAAATAATCGACGGCGCTGTCCGGCAGCGAAAGCGTTTCCGGATTATAGTCATGCGCCCGCGACGCCGGCGGCGAATAGGGATTATGCGGCCGCTGGAAACTGACCTTCAGGAAAAACGGTTTGTTCAAATCGCGCTGCTCAAGGAACTCGACGCCCTTGCGCCCCGTCCACGCTTCCAGCGAAAACTCTTCCGGCAGCTCGCTGATAAACGCGCGGTCGCCCCAACCCGGATGCCCCGGCACAATTCCGCCGTGGTCATACAAATCGGCAATGCCGGCTTCGACCAGATCGTTAAAATAGTGGCACGACTGCGGATTACAGGCCTCTGCGTCGCACAAATCCGACAGGCGTAAAAACCCAAATCCGGCGTGCACCCAGCTCAGCGGCAGATGCGCCTTGCCGACCATGCCGGTTTCATAGCCGTGCTGCCGGAACAGGCGCGCCACGTTCGGTGCATCGCTATGCAAATCGCGGACAAAATTGCCGGAAATTCCGTGTGTCTTCACCTGCTGCCCGGTTAAAAACGTACTGCGCGACGGCGCGCTGACGGGGTTGTTGGCATAGGCTCGGCTAAACACAACACCCTTTTTGGCCACGCGGTCGAGGTTCGGCGTTCTCACATCCGGATGCCCGGCAATTCCCATGCAGTTCGCGTTGTGCTGATCGCTCATCAGCCATAAAATATTCACTTTTTTCTTACTCATTCTGGTTCTTCACCTTTGGTTCAAAAATTGAACGCGTGTTATCGCACAGTTTTCGAACGGCTTCGACTTAAAAAGTAGTTAACCGGTTAACATTGACGCAATTCTTCGCGCAAAACCTCCAACGCCGGATAGCGCCCGCTCCACGCCAGCCACGGTTTTTCGGCACCGGCGTGCCTGCGGACGAACTCGATGCCGCGGTCCATGATCCAGCCATCCATCTGGTCTTTTTCGCCGAACACAGATTTGCCGAACGTAACGCCAAGCGTGCGTTCTTCCACGCGCCGCACCAGATCGCGATAGAACCGGTCCAGCAGACCCTGCAGGTTTAAATGCTCCGTATAGGCACTGGCGCGCAAAAAGGCATTGGAACATTTACCGGCGGTTTCCACGGCATCGGTAAACCCGAATTTACGAAGCAGCGGCGCGCTCAGCGGTAGCTCCGTATCGTGACGCCAGAAAAGATGCAGCTTACCGCGCACACCGGTTTCATAGCCGGCATCGCGCACCGCGCGCACCATATTCGGCGTGTCCGGCCACAAATTATAGGTGGGATTAATCACACACCCGTGCTGATGCACATACAAACCAGTAAACAGCGAAATCCGCGCCGGCACGCACACCGGCGCTTGCGTGACAACATTGCGGAACAAAACCCCGTCTTCCGATAACCGGTCGAGCGCCGGCGTTTTAACCTCCGGATGTCCCAACCACGACAGGCAATCCGCGCGCATCTGGTCATAAAGATAAACACAATGGACGGACGTTTTTTCATGAGTGGGTTTTCCGGCAAGGGGCTGCCATTCGGCGCCTGTTTCGATTCCTATTAAAACAAATTCCCGGCGGAACCGCCGGGAATTTTATGCCGGCAAATGCCGGCTCAACCCATCGACGCAAGGTTAGAGTTTACGCCGCGCAATGAATGCTCCGACAAGCCCGATAAGCAGCAACGCCAGCGAGCCCGGCTCCGGAATGGTTTCAATCGTCAGCACCGGCCACATACCTTGATTATCAGATTCTTTCGTCGCAAAATTGTAGCCACTAGCAGGGGTGGTATTGTCATATCCATCCACTTGCGCACGAAATACAATATGGCTCATTCCGTTTTCATATGCCTCGTTAATTGCCTCCACCAATTGTTCGTTCGACAACTGGTATTTTCCATTTGTTTCCGCATTTTCCGGCGTCAGGAATTGTTCGACTGAAAAATTCGCTGTTGCGGAATAATCGCTCAGCTCAACCGTGCCGTTATTTTTAAAGAAAACATCAATTCTTACATTGCTCACTGGTGTGCCGACAACTCCCCGAAGAAACCACTGTACACTGGCGAAGCTGACGATTTCATCTGCTGTCAACGCCGGCAGTTCAAATATAAAAGCGCCGGCAAACAGATTTTTATTATTCGGCCCATCAGTCACCTGTATATTATTTTTAGTCGCATCCAGATTATCGGCGGTGCCGGTTCCCCCATAATCCGAAAACCGGGCATCATCAGAGGGATAAATAAGCGCCGCCTGCACTGAAGCGACGACGAATGCTGCTGCCAGAATATATTTTATATACTTCATTTTGTTCTCCTTTTCCTTTCTTGCGTTTTTCAATCTGGATGATTGATGCGCTGGTTCCTCAATCTGCTTTCAATACACCTCTTTACTACATAGCTTCGAGCATACACCCGATTGTTCAGGGCAAAATTTCTTTTTTTGTTAACCGTTTAACGTCGCGGTGTTTCATTGGTTTTTTTATTTTGTCGGCGTGCCGGCATAACGCTCACCCAATTTTTTCCTGATTAAAACCGGTCTCTCTGCCGGACAAATTCGTCGAGCAGCGCCATAAAGTTTTCATATTTTGTTCCATAAGCGATGGAGTGGCTCGGGCCGAGGATAAAACCGGGGAAGCCATCCGCCTCTTCAAAACAACTGCGGACTGTTTTTCTAACATCGTCCGGCGTGCCTTCAATCAGCACTTCAAGCGGCACCGCGCCCCAGACACTGAGGCGGTCGTTGGATTTTTTGCGAAGCGCGGAAATCGACATCGCCGAGGTGGTCTGAATGGACTGGTAGCCGTCGATGCCGGCTTCGATGAACAGATCCAGCAGCGGCAGCGTGTTGCCGCAGTTGTGCATGACCACCTGCTGGCAGAATTTGCGCATGTGCTGCAGGCGGGCTTTGAGATATGGCAGGCACTGCTCGCGGAACATGTCCGGCGACATCAGCGGGCCGTTGGTGCCGGCCATATCGCGTTCGATCAAAATGCCGTCCGCCCACGGGCGGATGGTGTATTGATCCACAGCGTTCTGCTGAAACAGCAGTTGAGCATTGCACGCCTGCATCACTTCCGGATAGAGCGCCATGGTCATCAGCGCGTTGACGGTGCCGTCGAGCGGCGTATACGAAACGCACTCGAAATTGCCAAGCATCATATAGCGCTCATCGCCGAGCTGTTCCGCCAGATAGTCCATCAGTTCAAATTCAGACGGATCGGGAACTGGCGGCAGTTCGCGGGATGCATATTCCTCTACCTGGTGCTCTTTGAACGAGGTGTCGTCCGGAAAAAACATCACATCATTTGCTCCCGGCTCAAGCTTCCAGACGCCTTTGCGCGCGTCGTCCCGATAGGTGTTGGCATCAATTCGGCGCGGCGGATTTTCGGGCGTATGCCCTTTCGGCGGCACGCGCACGGCTTCTTTGGTGGTGACCAGATCGACGCAATCGAGCTTGCGGTAGAAGTCGACGATGTCCTGCTTGGCGGCATCAACCGCTTCGTCGCGCCGCCCTTCCCACATGGCGCGCTGCCATTCCGGCTTATTCCGCAAAATCGTTTTGCGGCCGATTACTTTGGAAATAATGTCGTGATCGGCAAAATAAAGCCCCAGCGGCGTTTTATCGACCGGCTGTTTGTTAATCGCTGCTTTTACGCGCTCTTTTGGATTCATCATTCCCTTCTCTCTGTATTATTAAAACTCATTCAATTCGTAAACGTCAGCGAATGAACCGTAAACGACCCCTCGGTGTCCGCCGGCGAATTGCCCTGAAGCGTCACTTCTCTGATTTTGTTCAGGTCCAACCGTCCGTTATCGTCCGGCGCGCCCCAACCGCCCAGCGGCGTGAAGTCGGCCGGCAGGCGTACGGTGACAATCTGCCGCTTACCCTTCGTTTCATGCTCAAGCTGCGGCACGGAGCGGTAGAGGCTGCCGTTGCGCTCTTTGAGAATGACGGAGAAGGTGAAGGTCGACGGATCGTCGAATTCAATATCCAGCAGCAGTTTTGAAAAACCGCCGAAGTCGTCGGCATCCGTCATGGTCGCGGTGAAATTGCCGTACACTCTCGTGCCGAATTTATAGGAAAATTTCACAGCGTTGCCCGCCGGCACGGCTTTCCAAACACCATCGTTCGGTGTCGCTGCCCATTGCCAGTCGGCGGCTTTAATCGTTAGCGGGTCGCGGTTCAGATATTTTCTCAACATGAACGGCAGCTTCCGTTCGACAACATAATTGGCGGCGGGCGCTTCGGCGACGGCAATCCGGAACATCGCAGTATTTTCTTCGCCGAGCGTGCCGTTGTCTGCCGGCACGGTGACGGTAAAGGTCAGAGCAGCGCTTGCGCCGGCGTCGAGTGGCAGCGGCGCGGGCGCCGACGGTTCGCAAATCCAGCCGGCGGGGAATTCCGGCGTGATGGTGAAGGTTGCCGGATGGGCGAAGATATTGCGCACATCAAACGCCATGGTGAAGGTCGAACCGTCCAGCACCTGCTCCGGCTCGCTTGTTACAACCAGCGGAAACTCCGGCGTTACCGGATTGTCGGCATTGAATTCGATATAGATCGGCTCAATGCCCACTTCAATCACCGTGGCATCTCCGGTTCTGTTTACCGTGTTGAGCGGCGCGCCGGCGATGTCGGTGCAGGCCAGCGCATTGGGCGAACGAAGTGTCAGATAGCGCGGATCGACGGAATTTTCGTTTCTAAATGCAACCAGAACCTGTTTGCCGTTTTCCGCGCCGAAGCGCAGCAGGTGCAGTGCGTGGTCGCCGGTTTCAATCCGCTCGGCAAACGGCAGTCCGTTCAGCGCGCGGGAGATTGCGCAAAATGCCGCGACGATTTTTTTCGGAATCATGTGTTCGGCGTTTTCATAATAGAAACCGTAATAGAACGGATTCGGCGCGCCGCCTATGCCGGACGGCATGAACCAGTAGGTGCGGTCAACGTGGTTCGCCATGAGCATCAGGTTCAGTTTTGCCATATAGCGCGCGGCGGCGGCTTCCGAAAAGAGGCGCACGCCGGGGAAGCGGGATGGTTTCATGGGCAGGAATCCGTCGTCGCAGCGGTAGCCGACTTCGGTCGCCCACAGCGCGGGCGAGAAGGATGCGTTTTCCGTCAACCGGCGCACAGCGGCAATTTCATCTTCCAGCGAGGTGATTTCCGCGCTCGTCAGGCGGTATGGATGGAAGGAGAGCACGTCCATTTTGCCGGCGGCGCCATATCCTAAAACGGATTCCATATAGCCCAGCGCAATTTGCGAGGTGCACATGCCAACCACATTTCTATCCGGCGCCTGCGCTTTGATCACGTCGTAAACTTTGGCGAGGTATTCTGCATACTCTTCCATTGTGCCGGGGAAATTGCCGTTGGGTTCGTTGTAGATTTCATAGTCGGAGATGAGGTCTTTGGTGTCTGCCACAACGCGTTTGACCATCTCCACTGCCACCGGAACATTAAACTGATAGTTTTCGTCTTTCGGCACCCACGACGGCGGCGGGCCGTAAACCAGCGCCATCAGTTCGGCAGCGGTTTCCTGCTTGAAGTATGCCAGCATGTCCCGGTTCACATTCCAGGCGTCCGGCGTGGGCTGCAGGTTGCGCCACTGGAATCCGTAGCCGTGGAGACGTAGGCCGCCGGCGCCCATGCGCGCGGCGGCGACGGTCTGGTTGCGGGGGTTGCTTTCAACCATGACCATGGAGAAGCGCGGATCGACCGGCCGGCGTGGCGGCGCGGCGACAACGAAGGCGGTGGCGCCGGTTGCGGCGCCACCGAGATCCCATTTTACGCGGTAATAGCCGGGGACGGAAACCGGCAGGTCAATCGTTTCGCTGAGGCGCCCATTCAGCGCCACCGTTTTTCCGTTCGCCAGCACTTCCTGATCGTAGTAATCCGTGACAGTATAGCTCAGTTTGGTGCTGGCGGCGTTGCCGGCCTGATAGTTGCTGGCACGCAGAATAAAGCGCGGCATTTCGTTCGTGAAAAAGATGGATGCGAGCTGCGTGCTTTCAAGTGAGGCTTCGACCGGCGCGAATGGAATGAATTCCTGCTCTTCAAATGCCCGGGTGCCCAGCATGACGTCGTCAATGTCCATTACGCCGGAGGCGGAAAAAACCAGCTGAAGCTGATCGAGATAAAATCTCGGCGCGTCAAATTCAAAGGCGTACCACTGCCACTCTGAGTTTAAATTAATCTGCTGCGCCAGCTGGGTTTCATATATGGCCTTGCCGGACGGGATTCCGCCGAGCGAAACCGTCCCGGTTGCGGCGTCGCCGCGCACCCGGAATTTCAGAAACAGTTTGCTGCCCCCACCTTTGACCCACGATGAACGCACAAACAGGTTATTTGCGCGGTTATCTTTGGGCGTCAGGCGCAGATAGGCGTTTCCGTCCGGCGTATCGGACGTCACGGCCATGCTGCTTTCAAGATCTTTGCTCTCCGGCCACCAGCCGAAGTTGCCGGCGTTGAAGGTTCCGTTTGGCATCAGGTTTTTGGCATCGGTTGACACCGGCTCGCTGATGAGCGGTTTGAGCGCCGAGGTCAGCCGGAATGAGCTGATTAATTCGGAGCCGTTCGTGTCGGTATCCGCGCCGATCACAACCCAGCGGATTGATTGCAGCTCCGGCGTGAACGAAAGACTTGCGAGCGGATAGTTTTCCAACACGGTCAGGTTATCCGCTTTTGCCGTAATCGTTTTATCAGCGAGGTTATATTCCAAGCGGTACATTTTGTCCGCGCCGCCCTTGATTGTGCCCCAGGTGCCGGGGATGTTGACCAGTCCGGTGTCGTTGACGCAGCGCAACTGATAGACCACATCGTCGCCTCTGGTCGACAACGACCAAAACAAGTCGCCCTTATAGCCAAACGTGCTGTGTTCGACTTTGGAGGAGAGCCCGATCTGAAGCGTTTTTTTCAGCCCGGCGGGATTCGCCGCCGTTTCTAAGAGCAGAACCGTGTGCTTCGAGGGAATATCCGACGCTTTAAAGCGGAACGAACTGTTGCAGTTCACTTCCGACGCCACGGCAGTGGTAATAAAGCCGTTGCCGTAAACAAATGAGGAAGATTTGCCGCCCTCATAGCGGCGGGTAACCACGCCCTGCTGCACCGGCGTGCCGGTGAGCGTCGCGCCCTCTTTCCGTCCGGAAAAATCATCTTCGAACAAGACATCGGCGGCAGACACCGATACATTAAAAAACAAAAACAAAACAAATAGTAGATGTTGCATTTTGATATTCCTTCAACTTGATGTTTTTTGCGAATAAACGCTCATAGGTTTCCGATTAAAAAAAGTTTCAGTGCGGGTTTCGGCACCGTGCCGATAACCAGCGACGGCCGTATGCTCGCGGTTGTTGCGTCAACGGACGCAAATTGATATCCGTCGATATTCGGATCCTGATTGCCCTCCTCCATATCCTGCAGCTGCAGGCGGAACACAATATGGCTCATGCCGTTTTCATAGGCGGAGTTAACGGCGGCGGTCAGCGCCGCATCGTTCTCCCATGAATACAGTTGCGCCGAGGCCGACGTTGGCGTCAGGAAGTCCAGTTTGATAGCATCCGCCGGCGCCTGATAGTCTTCTTTTTCAATCTCGCCGGTGTTTTTGAAAAAGACGCAAATTTTCAAATTTGGCGGTGAATTATAAAGCGTCCGATAATACCACGTTGCGGAAATGGAACCTGCTTTATTCTCTGCCGGCAAGTCCGGAAGCTTATAGATAAAAACACCGGCGGAAATATTTTTATTATTTGCCGCATCCCCTACCGTAATATTTAAGGATGTTTCATCGTAAATTCCGTTACCCACTCCGGAACCACCGGTTGAAGTAACCCGGGCATCGGCGACGGGATTGTTGGTAAAACTCGCCGCGTTCAGCGCGGCGGCGGTCAGCAATATCGGCATCATACATTTCGTGTAGTTCATAGATCGCTCTTCGTATATTACACCGAATCCGCCTGCCGCTTAGGGCTGCGCAGAAGATGACAACCGGAACGAACGGATCAGCGCCGAGCCGTTCGTATCGGGATCCGCACCGATCACAACCCAGCGGATCGACTGCAGCTCCGGCGCAAACGAAACGCTTGCGAGCGGATAGTTTTCCAGCACGATCAGATCATCCACTTTTGCCGTAATCGTTTTTTCGGCGAGGTTATATTCCAGGCAGTACATTTTGTCCGCACCGCCTTTGATTTTGCCCCAGGTGCCGGGGATATTGACCAGCCCGGAATCGGTGGTGCAGCGGAGCTGATAGACCACATCGTCGCCGCTGGCCGAGAGCGACCAGAACAGGTCGCCCTTATAGCCGAACGTGCTGTGCTCGACTTTGGAGGAGAGTCCGATCTGAAGCGTTTTTTTCAGCCCGGCGGGATTGGCGGCCACCTCAAGCAACAGCACTTTATGCTTCGCCGGCAGGTCTGCTGTTTTAAACCGGAACGAACTGTTGCAATTCAGCTCATTTGGAACCGCAGTGGTGATAAAATTTTTCCCGTAAACGAATGAACCGCCTTTGCTCCCTTCATAGCGGCGGGTAATGATCCCCTTCTTCACCGGCGTGCCGGAAAGGATGGCTCCCGGGTCGCGTCCGGTAAAATTGTCTTCAAATAAAACATCCATAGAAAAAGCGGACATAGACAAACCCAATGCGGCAAATAAAACAAACGTCGTTTTCTTCATACTTCGAATCTCCCTGTGTATTAGTGTTTACAAGCCACCGGCAGTAACCGGCTGATTTCTGAACGCGAATTTTAATCGGCGATTGATACAAGGAAACTGTTTTTATTGTTAACCGTTTAACATTTAATTTTTTCAACATTCAAGTATCGACATTTTTTAACAAAACTCCCATCGTCAGCAACATGGCAGAAAACATCAGAATGAAAGACATTGCCGACCGCGCAGGCGTCTCCATTGCGTCGGTTTCGCTGACCCTGAGCAATCATGCGCGAATTTCAGCCAAAACAAGAGCCCACATTCTAAATGTCTGCCGGCAGATGAACTATCAGGTTAATCCGGTGGGACGGGCGTTATCCAGCGCAAGAAAACTGTCGTCCGGCAAATCGTACCTTGGAACACTGGCGCTGCTCGAATGCGAGCAGCGTTTTGAGATCAGTAAAAACAATGCTGAAGTCGACAAACAAATCTGCCTGCTGAAAAAAATCTGTCAGCAATATGGCTATAAGCTGGATCATTTTGTCGTTACAGATTCTTGCAAAGAACAGCAGGCGCTCAGCCGGATTATACGCTCGCGAGGAATCCGCGGGGTGATTGTGTATGGATTTAACAGTGATATTCACCAATGGGCTCTGGAATGGGACTGTTTTGCGGCAATTGCTATTGCAAATTCAATGACCGAACATTTCATTCACAGTATCTCTCACTGCGCTCACGGCAATCTGAGCGAGGCGATAAGCAGAATAACGCAACGCGGCTATTGTGCGCCTGGATTTATTGTGGGACAATCGTTCCAGCAACACTATCTCACGGAATACGTCTATTCCACGGCATCTTTGAAATTGAAAAAAATCCCTCCCATCCAACTGGATTTTTCTCTGAAAAAATCCGTTTGGCGCAAACAGGCGTTAAACTGGCTCAATCGACACTCGCCGGATGTGCTCATCTCCAACGGGAACCGGGAAATTTTTGATATGTTACGGGAAGAGAATATCCGCGTTCCGGAAGATATCGGCTTTTTCTCGCTTGATGTTTGGAGCTTACGCCATCTGAGTGGATTTTTTAAAGATCACACGATTTTGTTCGAAATTTTGATCGATATCCTGCACGGCATGATGCTACGCAATAAAATCGGCCCGCCGAAGAATCCCTATTGCATCAGTTTGTCGGCAGAATGGAACGAAGGCCGCACCATTCGCCCCGAATCAAGCTGAACTTTTATCGTCGGCGGGAGTTGCCGGCGTGTTTTAGCTCACCGATCCATCATCCGCAGCATCTTCTCGTCCGTCCTGCCGCAGCAGGCGGAACATCACCGCCAGGTCGCGACAACCGCCAATGACATACCAAATGACTGTGATGAATGAGATCGTTGTGATCGCGATGGTGAAGAAATACCAGAACTGCCCCCAGACGTTGTCAGAGATTTGCATCGAGGCGTTCAGCGTTGCACCGGTGGCGAACAGAACCACCCACAGGAGCGCATAGCCGGTAACGCCGGATGCAATAATTTTATCCGCCAGGCTGTATTCTTTGCTC encodes the following:
- a CDS encoding Gfo/Idh/MocA family oxidoreductase, with the protein product MNEKKPYIPLELDLSIVWGREDGNSNLKRPQIAIIGAGCMGAEHITTIEAVGEADVVGIYDPNPASIEYCLQLHPKLSGVKIYSSLDEACADKNSDSMIISSPNYTHLDVVKKVCKSKKHILLEKPISASLQDAWKISELARDYEKVFFIGLEYRFKPVYQVLLDELKERKTAGDIKMMYIMEHRRPFLNKWEEWNKFSEYSGGTMVEKCCHYFDLFNLMAESEPVKV
- a CDS encoding sulfatase, with product MKQKKKYNIVLMVSDDHGRESLGCYGNPAIDTPHLDALAADGTRFTNAFCTSASSSPSRSAILTGIHNHTNGTYGLSHAQHHFSCFDSVVSLPARMQSAGYRTGRAGKKHFSPENLFPFDFNLPENHLDRNDIALAEACREFISGGEPFFLYWCSFNPHRCVNVDESSPYKPNRFGNPAEAYPGDTERFYTADEVIVPPFLSDLPEVRAELAQYYQSISRLDRGIGRLIEILKEEGKYDDTLIIYISDNGAAFPASKTTLYDPGMQLPCIVKAPQQKETGIACDALVSWVDLTPTILDFAGALPEDSKEFHGMSFRNIIEETSPENWREEVFAAHTFHEVTNYYPMRIIRSKKYKFIWNIAHPLTYPSSTDLWHSASWQAAIQGGHETFGVRKVNDYLHRPRFELYNLENDPDEINNLAGDPEYAEQVAEYCEKLKAFQTETSDPWRHKWIYE
- a CDS encoding sulfatase-like hydrolase/transferase encodes the protein MSKKKVNILWLMSDQHNANCMGIAGHPDVRTPNLDRVAKKGVVFSRAYANNPVSAPSRSTFLTGQQVKTHGISGNFVRDLHSDAPNVARLFRQHGYETGMVGKAHLPLSWVHAGFGFLRLSDLCDAEACNPQSCHYFNDLVEAGIADLYDHGGIVPGHPGWGDRAFISELPEEFSLEAWTGRKGVEFLEQRDLNKPFFLKVSFQRPHNPYSPPASRAHDYNPETLSLPDSAVDYLERKFEGKPEFQRNYVNAAQGSGYPFRSVDSAELREQMAAHFTLITMLDEAIGEVLKKIEEQGELENTVIVYTADHGDFAGEHGLTLKNLGIYESIHRIPFILAGPGVPQGKICEAIIENTDFYPTLTDLAGIENEAGIDGVSVMPAIRGESAGREFTICEWEFVPPQEAVYAVRDGQFRFVHYDTMPDDGELYDCKNDPGELNNLFRHPDYQDVRSEMAERIKTYRENTCRVYTWAEDAPRRENEKDDPVVRLQKYGARWSEIKDTVRT
- a CDS encoding sulfatase-like hydrolase/transferase, which gives rise to MRADCLSWLGHPEVKTPALDRLSEDGVLFRNVVTQAPVCVPARISLFTGLYVHQHGCVINPTYNLWPDTPNMVRAVRDAGYETGVRGKLHLFWRHDTELPLSAPLLRKFGFTDAVETAGKCSNAFLRASAYTEHLNLQGLLDRFYRDLVRRVEERTLGVTFGKSVFGEKDQMDGWIMDRGIEFVRRHAGAEKPWLAWSGRYPALEVLREELRQC
- a CDS encoding PEP-CTERM sorting domain-containing protein; translation: MKYIKYILAAAFVVASVQAALIYPSDDARFSDYGGTGTADNLDATKNNIQVTDGPNNKNLFAGAFIFELPALTADEIVSFASVQWFLRGVVGTPVSNVRIDVFFKNNGTVELSDYSATANFSVEQFLTPENAETNGKYQLSNEQLVEAINEAYENGMSHIVFRAQVDGYDNTTPASGYNFATKESDNQGMWPVLTIETIPEPGSLALLLIGLVGAFIARRKL